The Chitinophagales bacterium genomic sequence TACAACAGAAACAACAGAGAATACTGCAGCTGCAGAGAGCAACAGTGCCGATACTGCAAGCCTTGCATCATTACTTGGCAGCAGCACAACCGATTCAAATGCAGTTGCTTCGAACGATTCTACTAAAATGAGCCAGGAAGAAGCACGGAAGAAGAATCCGCTGTTTGCTGTATGGTATCCGAACATTACCCAGGAGGGTAACGTTAACAACGGCCCGGTGGTAGGTATTGTATCTAAGAGGGATACTGCCAAGCTGAATGCCTACCTCAGGTTAGATATCGTTCGTAACAAGTTCCCTAACAACGTAAAATTTGTTTATGGTGCAGAAGGAAAAGAAGCTGCCCACAACCCTAACGCTCCTTTGTACTTATATGCATTAAAAACAGAGCCGGGTGCTAATGAGTCTAAACTGGAAGGCGACCGTGTAACTGAAGCTCACATGGACTTTAACCCGCTTACAGGTAAGCCTGAAGTGGTTATGTCTATGGATGTGTTAGGTAGCCGCACATGGAAGAAAATGACGGGCGACAACGTAGGCAGATTTGTTGCTGTTGTACTGGATGACAAAGTATATTCAGCACCGCGCGTTGAAGGAGAGATCTCCGGTGGTAATACATCTATCAGCGGTAACTTTACTGCTGAAGAAGCTACTGACCTTGCCAATATCCTGAAATCAGGTAAACTGCCTGCACCGGCACATATCGTACAAGAGCAGGTAGTAGGACCTACATTAGGTGCTGAATCTATTGCAGCCGGTACTAACTCAATAATCATTTCGTTCATTATCATATTCCTGCTGATGCTGGTGTATTACAACACTGCAGGTATTGTTGCAAATATTGCGCTGATACTGAACCTGTTGTTTACTATAGGTATTCTGTCAGCACTGCATGCCACACTTACCATGCCAGGCATTGCCGGTCTTGTGCTGACTATTGGTATGGCCGTGGATACGAATGTTATCATATTTGAACGTATCAAAGAGGAACTTGCAGGTGGTAAAAGCTATCAGCAAGCCGTTACAGACGGTTACAAGCGCTCATACGCACCTGTTCTTGACGGTCACATCACGACATTGATAACAGCTGTGATCCTGTTCATATTTGGTTTGGGTCCGGTACTTGGTTTCGCCACTACACAGATAATAGGTTTATTGCTATCAATGTTCTGTGGTATCCTGGTATCACGTGTTGTTACTGATATCTGGACCAACCGCCAGCGTCACTTCAACTATTTCACTAAACTGTCTAAAACGATCTTCCGTAAAGCCAATTTCGACTTCATCGGTGTTCGTAAGTACGCTTATGTAGTGTCAGTTATCGTATTACTGGCCGGTATCGGATCAGTATTTAATGGTTTCAACTATGGTGTTGAATTTGCTGGTGGTCGTAGCTATACAATCAGGTTTGACGAAGCGCACCAGGTAAGCGAGGTACGCCAGAAGCTGGAACCTGCTTTTGGTGAATTCCCGATCGTAAAAACAATAGGTACTGACAACCAACTGAACATTACTACAGCCTACCTGATAGAAGAACCAGGGCAGGACGTAGAAGCAAAAGTACAGGATAAGCTATATGAGGGTTTGAAAAACGCTGGTCTGATACCTTCAGATGTGTCTTTCGAACAGTTTACCAGCGAGTATATGCAGAGCTCTCAAACAGTATTGCCTACCATATCTGACGACCTTGTGAATGGGGCTAAATGGGCAACTGTGCTTTCGCTGATAGCCATTTCAATATACATTCTGATGCGTTTCCGCAGGTGGCAGTATTCTCTGGGTACACTCGTAGCGTTATTCCACGATGTTTGTGTTACCCTGGCGGTATTCTCATTCTTTAAAAATGTCGTGCCTTTCTCATTAGAGATAGACCAACACTTTATTGCGGCAATACTAACGGTAATAGGTTTCTCAATGAACGATACCGTTATCGTATTCGACCGTATCCGTGAAAACTTCCGGAAGTCGCCGAACGAGGATAAAAAATCAGTGATCAACCGTTCTATCAATGATACGTTGAGCCGTACTGTTATGACATCACTTACTGTATTTATCACTATCCTGATATTATTTATTTTCGGTGGTGAAGTAACCCGTGGCTTCGCATTCGCTATGCTGATAGGTATTTTCACAGGTACTTACTCTTCTATATTCGTAGCTGCCCCTGTACTGGTAGACATGGATAAAAAAGACAAGCTTAAGAATGAAGTAGACCGTGAGGCTCAGATAGAAGAGCTGAAGAATATGGCGTAATACAATATCTTCTTTATAAGTTAAAGCCCGGAGTTATTTTACTCCGGGCTTTTTTATTATTTCAAATAACTACATTTGCATCTGTACTATGCTGGAAAGATTTTTTGAACATATGGGCAGAATGGCCCTGATGCTGAAGGGCTCCTGGAGCAGACCTGAAAACACCAGGGTGTACTGGAAGGAATTTATGGAGCAATGCAATGACATTGGCATCCGGTCGTTACCCATCGTAATTATCATATCATT encodes the following:
- the secDF gene encoding protein translocase subunit SecDF translates to MQLKGLVKFFTVALILISLYQLSFTYVARNIEKKAMAKAAKRASFEQPDAKGKQLEDLTGKYFEDITDSMQGETVMNIPLLKKYTYSEVKEQELNLGLDLQGGMNVTLEVSLDELVRSMSNRPTDPILNKAIADANKAKANSQENFVTLFGEAFKQNNPGRKLAQHFTKASEKEITLNSTDEEVLAKINKEAKDAVGRTYRVLLTRIDKFGVAQPNVNLDENKGIITVELAGVRNPERVRTYLQSTAKLQFFELYSNEELINTLQPANDALAAYLSGEELPDDSAATTETTENTAAAESNSADTASLASLLGSSTTDSNAVASNDSTKMSQEEARKKNPLFAVWYPNITQEGNVNNGPVVGIVSKRDTAKLNAYLRLDIVRNKFPNNVKFVYGAEGKEAAHNPNAPLYLYALKTEPGANESKLEGDRVTEAHMDFNPLTGKPEVVMSMDVLGSRTWKKMTGDNVGRFVAVVLDDKVYSAPRVEGEISGGNTSISGNFTAEEATDLANILKSGKLPAPAHIVQEQVVGPTLGAESIAAGTNSIIISFIIIFLLMLVYYNTAGIVANIALILNLLFTIGILSALHATLTMPGIAGLVLTIGMAVDTNVIIFERIKEELAGGKSYQQAVTDGYKRSYAPVLDGHITTLITAVILFIFGLGPVLGFATTQIIGLLLSMFCGILVSRVVTDIWTNRQRHFNYFTKLSKTIFRKANFDFIGVRKYAYVVSVIVLLAGIGSVFNGFNYGVEFAGGRSYTIRFDEAHQVSEVRQKLEPAFGEFPIVKTIGTDNQLNITTAYLIEEPGQDVEAKVQDKLYEGLKNAGLIPSDVSFEQFTSEYMQSSQTVLPTISDDLVNGAKWATVLSLIAISIYILMRFRRWQYSLGTLVALFHDVCVTLAVFSFFKNVVPFSLEIDQHFIAAILTVIGFSMNDTVIVFDRIRENFRKSPNEDKKSVINRSINDTLSRTVMTSLTVFITILILFIFGGEVTRGFAFAMLIGIFTGTYSSIFVAAPVLVDMDKKDKLKNEVDREAQIEELKNMA